In Paenibacillus sonchi, a single genomic region encodes these proteins:
- a CDS encoding beta-galactosidase yields the protein MSKPVANEQRFELGVCYYPEHWPEELWADDYRRMVETGFTIVRLAEFAWSIFEPEEGVFQFELFDKAIDLAHSYGLKVILGTPTATPPAWLTERYPEVLNVTNEGVTLQHGMRRHYNYSSPKYRELCAAITRQLALHYGNHPGVAGWQIDNELNCEINVFYSESDHLAFREWVQAKYKTLDQLNDAWGTVFWNQTYTSWSQVFLPRPTPTPKQPNPHQALDEKRFISDNTISFAKIQADIIRELAPSQWVTTNGLFGHLDSHELNEKLLDFFSYDSYPQFASIHTDPEEAEPLMDRSWSLSLSAVRSISPNFCIMEQQSGPGGWVNRMNMPSPKPGQMRLWTYQSIAHGADKLLYFRWRTATMGHEIYWHGLNDYHNQPNRRVREAVQIGRELAEAGKHIAGTRNQAGVAILRDYDNEWDGEYDVWHGPFMWQSNKEWFKALQKRHIPNDVLYLRSKTTLEDLIPYQVLIYPHPAIMSDETARLLDQYVQQGGTLIFGCRTGYKDTRGQCYMRPFPGAARDLCGITVEEFTMVQGTRLPTSIRWGNDTEALTGADAFNDILHVEEDTVEVMGTYASDYYAGKPAVTRNRRGKGEVWYYGAVFNAEAAHKILDSLNLSSPAAEWLELPPEVELQIRSNDKSGYAFLLNYSEEAVTITLKDHKTDLLTGEPLSGSCKLEGFGVRVLY from the coding sequence ATGAGCAAACCTGTTGCAAATGAACAACGATTTGAGCTTGGCGTATGTTACTATCCTGAACACTGGCCGGAGGAGCTGTGGGCCGACGATTACCGGCGGATGGTTGAAACCGGATTCACAATTGTCCGTCTGGCCGAATTTGCCTGGTCCATCTTCGAACCTGAGGAAGGTGTCTTCCAGTTCGAATTGTTCGACAAGGCTATCGATCTGGCCCACAGCTATGGATTGAAGGTAATTCTGGGCACACCTACTGCCACGCCTCCCGCCTGGCTTACCGAACGTTATCCGGAAGTTCTGAATGTTACGAATGAGGGAGTTACCCTTCAGCATGGTATGCGCCGCCACTATAATTACAGCAGCCCCAAGTACCGGGAGCTCTGTGCCGCTATCACCAGACAGCTTGCGCTGCATTACGGCAATCACCCCGGTGTGGCGGGCTGGCAAATTGACAATGAGTTGAACTGCGAAATCAATGTGTTCTACTCGGAGAGTGATCACCTTGCCTTCCGGGAGTGGGTACAGGCTAAATACAAAACGCTGGACCAGTTGAATGACGCTTGGGGGACCGTCTTCTGGAACCAGACCTATACCAGCTGGTCACAGGTCTTTCTGCCGCGTCCCACCCCTACACCCAAACAGCCTAACCCTCACCAGGCGCTGGATGAGAAACGGTTTATTTCGGACAATACGATTTCTTTTGCCAAAATCCAGGCGGATATCATCCGTGAGCTGGCCCCCTCCCAATGGGTAACCACCAATGGCTTGTTCGGTCATCTGGACAGCCATGAGCTGAATGAGAAGCTCCTTGATTTCTTCAGCTATGACTCCTATCCGCAGTTCGCAAGCATTCATACGGACCCGGAAGAAGCGGAGCCGCTGATGGACCGGAGCTGGAGTCTCTCGCTGTCCGCGGTCCGCTCCATCAGCCCGAACTTCTGCATTATGGAACAGCAATCCGGCCCCGGGGGCTGGGTCAACCGTATGAATATGCCTTCACCCAAACCGGGCCAAATGCGGCTCTGGACCTACCAGTCCATTGCTCATGGAGCGGACAAACTGCTCTACTTCCGCTGGCGCACGGCAACGATGGGCCATGAGATTTACTGGCATGGCCTGAATGATTATCACAACCAGCCGAACCGCAGAGTAAGGGAAGCTGTACAGATTGGACGGGAGCTGGCTGAAGCAGGCAAGCATATTGCAGGCACCCGCAATCAGGCAGGCGTTGCCATTCTGCGTGATTATGACAATGAATGGGACGGTGAATACGATGTCTGGCATGGACCGTTCATGTGGCAGAGCAACAAGGAATGGTTCAAGGCGCTGCAAAAGCGGCATATCCCGAATGATGTCCTCTACCTCCGCAGCAAGACCACGCTCGAAGACCTCATTCCATATCAGGTGCTGATCTACCCGCATCCGGCGATAATGAGCGATGAGACTGCCAGGCTGCTTGATCAATATGTGCAGCAGGGCGGAACACTTATTTTTGGTTGCCGGACCGGATACAAGGATACGCGCGGACAATGCTATATGCGGCCTTTTCCCGGTGCAGCCAGGGATCTGTGCGGAATCACCGTTGAGGAATTCACCATGGTCCAAGGCACCCGTCTGCCGACCTCTATCCGCTGGGGAAATGACACTGAGGCACTTACCGGGGCAGATGCTTTTAACGATATTCTTCATGTGGAAGAGGACACTGTAGAGGTCATGGGCACCTACGCGTCTGATTATTATGCCGGCAAACCTGCGGTTACCCGAAACCGACGGGGTAAGGGTGAAGTTTGGTACTACGGAGCCGTTTTTAATGCAGAAGCAGCCCATAAAATCTTAGACAGCCTGAACCTTAGCTCCCCTGCCGCCGAGTGGCTGGAGCTGCCCCCGGAAGTGGAACTGCAAATCCGCAGCAATGATAAGTCCGGCTATGCCTTCCTGTTGAACTACAGCGAAGAAGCCGTAACGATCACGCTCAAAGATCATAAAACCGATCTCCTGACCGGTGAACCCCTCTCCGGCTCCTGTAAGCTGGAAGGCTTTGGGGTTCGGGTGCTCTATTAA
- a CDS encoding helix-turn-helix transcriptional regulator, with amino-acid sequence MNKQCYLPTPAYTKYVCYPEFLGHYSNFPQHAERRSEGLLNSYNLHLIFAGEGYVFHEGERIPMGRGKGFLFPRGAYQQYGSGLSQPWDVRWVHFGTGLPLPLLEEVDQSRGYFFTFDPEAGLESLFEEMYRLGVSYETRYEPRLSALLYEILITLLQNSEPQNGAVSLEIRHSIRNAANVIHRECAGAWTLESMARLSGYSSYHFLRLFRLVMGKTPNRFLTDCRLARAKLLLVSTGFSVAEIARQAGFSQSSYFIKVFREFEGMPPTNIGVSSEQL; translated from the coding sequence ATGAATAAGCAATGTTATCTGCCAACACCGGCCTACACCAAATATGTATGTTATCCGGAATTTCTGGGTCACTACAGCAACTTCCCGCAGCATGCGGAGAGAAGATCGGAGGGACTGCTGAACAGCTATAATTTACATTTGATTTTTGCCGGGGAAGGTTATGTGTTTCATGAAGGGGAACGGATCCCGATGGGGAGAGGCAAAGGGTTTCTTTTCCCGAGAGGAGCTTATCAGCAGTACGGTTCCGGTCTGAGCCAGCCCTGGGATGTACGGTGGGTACACTTTGGGACCGGTCTGCCGCTGCCTTTGCTGGAAGAGGTCGACCAGTCGCGCGGCTACTTTTTCACCTTTGATCCGGAAGCCGGTCTGGAAAGCTTATTCGAAGAAATGTACCGGCTAGGCGTATCCTATGAGACCCGCTATGAACCGCGCCTGTCGGCGCTTCTGTATGAAATCCTGATCACATTACTGCAAAATTCCGAGCCGCAGAACGGTGCTGTCTCTCTGGAGATCAGGCATTCCATCCGCAACGCGGCGAATGTTATCCACAGGGAGTGCGCCGGGGCCTGGACTCTGGAGAGTATGGCCCGGCTGTCGGGTTACAGCAGTTATCATTTTCTGCGTCTGTTCCGGCTGGTTATGGGGAAAACGCCCAACCGCTTTTTGACGGATTGCCGTCTGGCCAGAGCCAAGCTGCTGCTTGTATCCACCGGGTTCTCCGTTGCGGAAATTGCACGCCAGGCCGGTTTTTCCCAATCCAGCTATTTCATTAAAGTATTCAGGGAGTTTGAGGGGATGCCCCCAACCAATATCGGCGTGTCTTCGGAACAATTGTGA
- a CDS encoding ABC transporter ATP-binding protein, with product MLRVENISHTFKSGSEVTPVLHNISFEVNQGDMVALLGSSGSGKSTMLNLMAGLMKPTEGHIYIADQDIVKMGENKLAVFRRKNIGFIFQAYELITSLTVRENVELPLVFQSVSPSVRKKKSLALLEAVGIPDKSEMFPSQLSGGQQQRVSIARSLITEPSIIFADEPTGNLDTTTEEEIISILIDLNKKMKTTFIVVTHEPEVAEHMQRIFTLRDGHMITEKRGTAESEPAEGVPDSENS from the coding sequence ATGTTGCGAGTGGAGAATATATCACATACGTTTAAAAGCGGCAGTGAAGTGACGCCGGTGCTTCATAACATCAGCTTTGAGGTGAATCAGGGCGATATGGTCGCCCTGCTGGGCAGCTCGGGCTCCGGCAAATCCACAATGCTGAATTTGATGGCGGGCCTGATGAAGCCGACAGAAGGTCATATTTATATTGCCGACCAGGATATTGTCAAGATGGGTGAGAACAAGCTGGCGGTATTCCGGCGCAAAAATATCGGGTTCATCTTTCAGGCTTATGAGCTGATCACCAGCCTGACGGTACGCGAAAACGTGGAGCTGCCGCTTGTCTTTCAATCCGTCTCACCGTCGGTCCGCAAGAAAAAATCGCTTGCCCTGCTGGAGGCGGTGGGGATCCCGGACAAATCGGAGATGTTTCCCTCTCAGCTGTCCGGGGGCCAGCAGCAGCGGGTCAGTATTGCCCGTTCGCTGATTACGGAGCCGTCAATTATTTTTGCGGATGAACCTACCGGTAATCTGGATACCACAACAGAAGAAGAGATTATTAGCATATTGATTGATTTGAACAAAAAAATGAAAACCACGTTCATTGTGGTCACGCATGAGCCTGAGGTGGCGGAGCATATGCAGCGTATCTTTACGCTGCGGGACGGCCACATGATTACAGAAAAACGCGGTACCGCTGAATCAGAACCTGCAGAGGGGGTCCCTGACAGTGAGAATTCTTGA
- a CDS encoding ABC transporter permease, which translates to MRILDVTRLAWGQIKRRKVVTGLCMLGLSIGCSAIVVALSLGDSVQSYVSREVTAQFKMDEITVMPNEGVSQGGGPTATKTGANSNVGKLTEQKLEIIRGLKHVTAAAPFQDAGYFELLTTDNKISNFNLVVTDLSLLTKYDFSFQQGMPSKQIGSVVLNYGATIGLMDIETQKKLMESLSSNSYDPEVMRQYDELSRMPSNLYRQQVQFRHSDYETSTGGVKSYLSSQLQVAGILKKADGMSADQAMYDKKIYVSQETYDRLKDEFNIKPDKPEMGQTYNQALIRVDNQDNLPQVETLIKKLTLNTSNNLYQLEQLKSQFAMFKMVALGVGGFILIIASISIIVAMTMSTHQRRRQIGIMKVLGSNMRQIRTMFIMEAALLGFMGGLLGIGFSYLIVEGINKLVSSSGQMTMGTGESLVVSIPLNSIPVGIVFAVLTGVLSGIYPAISAARTNALTAIKRD; encoded by the coding sequence GTGAGAATTCTTGATGTGACCCGTTTGGCATGGGGCCAGATTAAACGGAGAAAGGTTGTAACGGGTCTGTGTATGCTGGGGCTCTCTATCGGCTGTTCGGCTATTGTCGTTGCCTTGAGTCTTGGCGACTCTGTACAGAGCTACGTCAGCCGTGAAGTCACGGCCCAGTTTAAAATGGATGAAATTACCGTGATGCCGAATGAAGGGGTATCGCAAGGCGGCGGCCCCACCGCGACCAAAACAGGGGCCAATTCGAATGTCGGAAAGCTGACTGAACAGAAGCTTGAGATTATCAGGGGACTCAAGCATGTCACGGCTGCCGCTCCATTTCAAGATGCCGGATACTTTGAACTTTTAACCACTGACAACAAAATATCCAACTTCAACTTAGTGGTGACTGACCTCAGCCTGCTGACCAAATATGATTTTTCTTTTCAGCAAGGTATGCCCAGCAAACAAATTGGCAGCGTAGTGCTTAACTACGGCGCCACGATTGGGCTTATGGATATAGAAACCCAAAAGAAGCTGATGGAGAGTTTGAGCAGCAATTCCTATGACCCTGAAGTAATGCGGCAATATGATGAACTGTCCAGAATGCCTTCTAATTTGTACAGACAGCAGGTTCAATTCAGACATAGTGACTACGAAACTTCAACCGGTGGTGTGAAAAGCTACCTCAGCTCCCAGCTTCAAGTGGCCGGCATATTGAAAAAAGCGGATGGGATGAGCGCTGATCAAGCTATGTATGATAAGAAGATCTATGTATCCCAAGAAACTTATGACAGGCTTAAGGATGAATTCAACATAAAGCCGGATAAACCCGAAATGGGTCAAACCTACAATCAAGCGCTTATCCGGGTAGATAACCAGGATAATTTACCTCAAGTAGAGACACTGATTAAGAAGCTGACCCTGAACACGAGCAACAACCTATATCAACTGGAACAGCTCAAGTCCCAATTTGCCATGTTCAAAATGGTAGCCTTAGGAGTGGGCGGATTTATCCTGATTATTGCTTCCATCTCCATCATCGTAGCTATGACGATGTCTACGCACCAGCGGCGGCGGCAGATCGGGATTATGAAGGTGCTGGGCTCCAACATGAGGCAAATCCGTACTATGTTCATCATGGAGGCTGCTTTGCTGGGCTTTATGGGAGGATTGCTCGGGATTGGTTTTTCATATCTGATTGTGGAGGGCATTAACAAGCTCGTCAGCAGCTCTGGACAAATGACAATGGGTACTGGCGAGAGTCTTGTCGTTTCAATTCCGCTGAACTCCATTCCCGTTGGTATTGTTTTTGCAGTATTAACCGGGGTGTTATCAGGGATATATCCGGCAATCAGTGCAGCAAGAACCAATGCGCTCACTGCGATCAAACGGGATTAG
- a CDS encoding efflux RND transporter periplasmic adaptor subunit: MKRIIKWIIIVAILAVAGYFIYDKMSKPKEQLQPVEPAQVISFPVTKESMTKSIQIKGTSKYEHETLVYAPFASKVTEWKVENGGQVKKGAVMYTLDTETLKNEIATQEATIRKAKLEAELNAFVSQQTEESAAVGATEAERLKALATQETSRIGDDLNQVNAEIQAREIADKKKKIQSASYRAPSSGIFLFDNASEIPRMVTDNQYLGKIVDLSKLQFIALVGEQDVFNIKPGMKVKVKMTASKDVKLTGVVKKVSKFATTVSAKDTTTTQAPQFEVVISLEPNELLIGGLSLTGEIETLRKDNVTAVSNIAIIHEGDLSYVMLDKGNGQTEKVQVKTGLETTDKVEILSGLKPGDTVVLQ, from the coding sequence ATGAAGAGGATTATAAAGTGGATTATCATAGTGGCGATACTGGCGGTCGCCGGTTATTTTATCTATGACAAAATGAGTAAACCCAAAGAGCAGCTTCAGCCAGTAGAGCCGGCGCAGGTCATCTCTTTCCCGGTAACCAAAGAATCGATGACAAAATCTATCCAGATTAAAGGCACATCAAAGTATGAGCATGAAACCCTGGTCTATGCTCCATTTGCTTCCAAAGTAACGGAATGGAAAGTAGAAAACGGCGGACAAGTGAAAAAAGGCGCAGTGATGTATACGCTGGACACTGAAACACTCAAGAATGAAATTGCCACCCAGGAAGCAACGATACGCAAAGCTAAATTGGAAGCCGAGCTGAATGCCTTCGTCAGCCAACAGACTGAGGAGTCTGCGGCTGTCGGTGCTACTGAAGCCGAACGGTTAAAAGCGCTGGCCACCCAAGAGACTTCAAGAATCGGCGATGACTTAAACCAGGTAAATGCGGAGATTCAAGCACGGGAAATTGCGGACAAGAAAAAGAAGATTCAGTCAGCGAGCTATCGTGCCCCTTCTTCAGGAATTTTCCTGTTCGACAATGCCAGTGAAATTCCACGTATGGTAACCGACAACCAGTACCTCGGCAAAATCGTGGACCTCAGCAAATTGCAGTTTATCGCTCTGGTGGGTGAACAGGATGTCTTCAACATCAAGCCGGGAATGAAGGTAAAGGTCAAAATGACAGCTTCCAAGGATGTGAAGCTGACCGGAGTAGTAAAAAAGGTATCCAAATTTGCCACGACTGTATCGGCCAAGGATACAACAACCACCCAAGCGCCACAGTTTGAAGTGGTCATTTCGCTTGAGCCGAATGAGCTTTTAATTGGCGGCCTCAGCTTGACTGGCGAGATTGAAACCTTGCGCAAAGATAACGTTACTGCGGTATCCAACATTGCTATCATTCATGAAGGGGATCTCTCTTACGTCATGCTGGACAAAGGCAATGGGCAAACAGAAAAGGTACAAGTTAAAACCGGATTGGAAACGACGGACAAGGTAGAGATTCTGTCCGGACTAAAACCCGGCGACACCGTAGTGCTTCAGTAG
- the nagZ gene encoding beta-N-acetylhexosaminidase translates to MKSLYYSIHILTALILLLLLATGCNSNTATPSRTAAPAPSPATGAAPEQPVGPSSSPEASRPPAAESGPVSTQEVDALTRKIAGMTLEEKIGQMLLVGIDGTTLEAEAKRMITDDKVGGIILYADNIKDLKGMVNLINALKKSNTTNPAPLFMSVDQEGGKVSRMPKEYASIPSNSKVGNSNDSVAAGTMGKLLAREVRAGGFNMNFAPVLDINSNPDNPVIGDRSFGSSASIVSKLGIAELKGIESEGVVPVVKHFPGHGDTSVDSHLELPVVNKSASQLAKLEWLPFQAAFKEKADAVMVAHILFPQIDPDYPASLSRIIIGDQLRGDMGYQGVVITDDLTMGAIMKHFDLGSAAIETVNAGCDILLIAHGYENEQLARKALLQSVRGGTLDESRINESVYRILALKQKYRLTDKPVPVPDLAELNNEIKLWRSKLSK, encoded by the coding sequence ATGAAAAGCCTGTATTATAGTATACACATTCTAACGGCCCTTATCCTGCTCTTGCTGCTTGCAACGGGATGTAACAGCAATACTGCCACACCATCCAGGACCGCCGCTCCCGCCCCTTCCCCGGCAACAGGGGCTGCGCCGGAGCAGCCGGTAGGTCCCTCCTCTTCCCCGGAGGCTTCCCGGCCGCCGGCCGCTGAGTCAGGTCCGGTCTCCACCCAGGAGGTTGACGCGCTGACCAGAAAAATTGCCGGAATGACCCTGGAAGAAAAAATCGGGCAAATGCTGCTTGTCGGGATTGACGGCACCACACTGGAGGCAGAAGCAAAAAGGATGATCACGGACGACAAAGTCGGCGGAATTATCCTTTATGCGGACAACATCAAGGATCTGAAAGGTATGGTCAATCTCATTAATGCGCTGAAAAAGAGCAACACAACAAATCCCGCTCCGCTATTCATGAGTGTCGACCAGGAAGGCGGCAAGGTGAGCCGGATGCCTAAGGAATATGCCTCCATCCCCTCAAACAGCAAAGTGGGCAATAGCAATGATTCAGTCGCAGCCGGGACGATGGGCAAGCTGCTGGCCCGGGAAGTGCGGGCAGGCGGGTTCAATATGAATTTTGCGCCTGTCCTCGACATCAACAGCAATCCGGACAACCCTGTCATCGGCGACCGTTCATTCGGCAGCTCTGCCAGCATAGTGAGCAAGCTGGGGATTGCTGAATTGAAGGGCATAGAGAGCGAAGGCGTTGTGCCGGTGGTCAAGCATTTCCCCGGACACGGGGATACTTCGGTCGACTCTCACCTGGAGCTCCCGGTGGTGAACAAGAGCGCTTCCCAGCTCGCCAAGCTGGAATGGCTCCCTTTCCAGGCCGCCTTCAAGGAGAAAGCAGACGCGGTCATGGTGGCGCATATTTTGTTTCCCCAAATTGATCCCGACTACCCGGCATCGTTATCCCGGATTATTATCGGTGATCAGCTTCGCGGTGATATGGGATACCAGGGTGTGGTGATCACGGACGACCTGACCATGGGAGCCATTATGAAGCATTTTGATCTTGGCAGCGCAGCAATAGAGACCGTTAATGCAGGCTGCGACATCCTGCTCATCGCTCATGGATATGAGAATGAGCAGCTGGCCCGGAAGGCATTGCTGCAAAGCGTTCGCGGCGGTACGCTCGACGAGTCAAGGATCAATGAAAGTGTCTACCGTATTTTGGCTCTGAAGCAGAAATACAGGTTGACTGACAAGCCGGTTCCCGTCCCTGATCTTGCTGAACTTAACAATGAAATCAAACTATGGCGCAGTAAACTATCTAAATAA
- a CDS encoding ferritin, whose product MKDELVNALNEQMNFEFYSAHVYLAMAAYCSGESLDGFANFFLIQAEEERFHAMKIYKFLNDRDFRATLAALPEPKNEYSSMLDAFEHAFAHEQQNTTRFYHLADLALDEREHATIYFLKWFIDEQVEEEALFSNIIAKLKRIETDSNAFYMLDAEFAGRTFTAPAE is encoded by the coding sequence ATGAAAGATGAATTAGTGAATGCTCTGAATGAACAGATGAACTTTGAGTTTTATTCGGCTCACGTATACCTGGCAATGGCCGCGTATTGCTCCGGTGAAAGTCTCGACGGTTTCGCTAATTTTTTCCTGATCCAGGCGGAAGAAGAACGCTTCCACGCAATGAAAATCTACAAATTTCTGAATGACCGCGATTTCCGCGCAACCCTGGCTGCACTTCCTGAGCCTAAAAACGAGTATTCATCGATGCTGGACGCCTTTGAACATGCGTTCGCGCACGAACAGCAGAACACGACAAGATTCTATCATTTGGCTGACCTGGCGCTCGATGAACGTGAACATGCGACAATCTATTTCTTGAAATGGTTCATTGATGAGCAGGTGGAGGAAGAGGCGTTGTTCAGCAATATTATCGCCAAGCTGAAGCGGATTGAAACCGACAGCAATGCTTTCTACATGCTGGATGCTGAATTTGCAGGACGCACTTTCACCGCTCCGGCTGAATAA
- a CDS encoding cation diffusion facilitator family transporter, whose translation MENYSDIKQSEKGAWLSLFAYIMLSAVKLLIGTASGSQALLADGLNNSTDIIASLAILAGLKISRRPPDSNHSYGHFRAETVAALVASFIMMAVGLQVLYQGVNKFIQPALETPDLIAAWTAAGCAVVMFAVYMYNVRLARKLNSNAMLAVAQDNRSDALVSIGAFTGIIGAQFGLPWLDPLTGIIVGLMICKTAWEIFRKATHDLTDGFDANELELMKQTVAEIQGVESIKDIKARIHGNNVLVDTTVCVDSNLNVVQSHDITEEIKDQLKDRHQVSNVLVHIEPV comes from the coding sequence TTGGAAAACTACAGTGACATCAAACAAAGTGAAAAAGGCGCGTGGCTGAGTCTGTTTGCCTACATAATGCTGTCTGCGGTCAAACTATTGATAGGTACAGCTTCAGGCTCTCAGGCACTGCTGGCCGACGGCCTTAACAACAGCACGGATATTATTGCCTCCCTGGCAATTCTGGCCGGACTCAAGATTTCCAGAAGACCGCCGGACTCCAATCACAGCTACGGGCATTTTAGAGCGGAAACCGTGGCTGCGCTGGTTGCCTCTTTCATTATGATGGCTGTAGGACTTCAAGTTCTGTACCAGGGTGTGAACAAATTCATTCAGCCCGCACTCGAAACCCCGGATCTCATTGCTGCATGGACGGCAGCCGGCTGCGCGGTAGTTATGTTCGCGGTTTACATGTACAACGTCCGGCTGGCCCGCAAGCTGAACAGCAATGCTATGCTGGCGGTTGCCCAAGATAACCGGTCAGATGCGCTCGTTAGTATTGGAGCTTTTACCGGGATTATCGGTGCGCAATTTGGTCTGCCCTGGCTCGATCCACTGACCGGAATCATTGTCGGGTTAATGATCTGCAAGACGGCATGGGAGATCTTCCGCAAAGCCACACATGATCTTACTGACGGCTTCGACGCCAATGAACTTGAGCTGATGAAACAGACGGTTGCCGAGATTCAAGGGGTAGAATCCATTAAAGATATCAAAGCCCGGATCCACGGGAATAATGTGCTGGTGGATACTACTGTATGTGTAGACTCCAACCTAAATGTGGTCCAGAGCCATGACATCACGGAAGAGATTAAAGATCAGCTGAAGGACCGGCACCAGGTGTCTAATGTATTGGTACATATAGAGCCGGTATAA
- a CDS encoding extracellular solute-binding protein translates to MNNKSGRQSFRERLEYMVSKLRTDILSGILQPGAYLPAESTLAKQFELSNKSVRRGLDVLVQEGLIVKIDRVGSMVMESVKERIRIHFGCSSSLTKDFKLDDLIAEFHRLHPGIHVLPLALNNFDHVNSAMELINNGMLDVLSLNSTQFQELAENGSAGLLETLEPDPGLYPIASEAFLHNGALFAYPISFSPVVLCYNKTHFREADLPEPDSYWTWDDLIEAARKLSEKRGRHAVYFVPASENRYSVFLLQSGIRTMEDGEHHQTLSPETANSLNVYSRLVNNHQIFPKYLAGNHDDETVSLFVQEQVSMILTTYYNLNDFKDLSLDYDLAPLPTLKAKDPQKTLLVTIGAAVVENSRQKEAARQFVSFLASPEAQRMIRERSVSIPARKRIAEMAVDDHLNRPSRYLMYRELFPTFSYLRDLGLPIAVLQSFRKLLNAYWSRMIDETTLYEEMGRLIAEENKGKAGGATKALI, encoded by the coding sequence ATGAATAATAAATCAGGCCGGCAGTCTTTCCGGGAACGATTGGAATATATGGTAAGCAAGCTTCGGACTGATATCCTGAGCGGAATTTTGCAGCCTGGAGCGTATCTGCCTGCCGAGAGCACGTTGGCCAAGCAGTTTGAGCTAAGCAACAAATCCGTCCGCAGAGGGCTGGATGTCCTTGTACAAGAAGGTCTGATTGTGAAAATAGACCGTGTGGGCAGCATGGTGATGGAATCGGTCAAGGAAAGGATCCGCATTCATTTTGGCTGCAGCTCATCCCTGACGAAGGACTTCAAGCTGGATGATCTCATTGCAGAATTCCACCGGCTGCATCCCGGGATTCATGTGCTGCCGCTCGCGCTGAATAATTTCGACCATGTGAACTCTGCCATGGAGCTGATCAACAACGGGATGCTGGATGTATTGTCGCTGAACAGCACCCAGTTTCAGGAGCTGGCCGAGAACGGTTCAGCCGGGCTTCTGGAGACGCTGGAGCCTGACCCGGGACTGTATCCGATCGCAAGTGAGGCTTTTTTGCACAACGGGGCGCTGTTTGCCTATCCGATTTCCTTCTCCCCGGTGGTGCTCTGCTACAACAAAACCCATTTCCGCGAGGCGGATCTGCCTGAGCCGGACAGTTACTGGACCTGGGATGATCTGATTGAGGCGGCCCGGAAGCTGTCGGAGAAACGCGGGCGTCACGCCGTGTATTTTGTGCCTGCATCTGAGAACCGTTATTCCGTCTTTCTCCTGCAGAGCGGAATCCGGACGATGGAGGATGGTGAGCATCATCAAACGCTGAGCCCTGAGACGGCCAACAGTCTTAATGTATACAGCAGGCTGGTGAATAATCATCAGATATTCCCTAAATATCTGGCTGGCAACCATGATGATGAGACGGTGTCGCTGTTTGTCCAGGAGCAGGTGTCGATGATATTGACGACTTATTACAACTTAAATGATTTCAAGGACCTATCCCTGGATTATGACTTGGCCCCGCTGCCTACGCTCAAAGCAAAGGACCCGCAAAAAACGCTGCTTGTTACGATCGGTGCGGCCGTTGTGGAGAATTCGCGGCAGAAGGAGGCTGCACGTCAATTTGTCAGCTTTCTGGCTTCGCCTGAGGCGCAGCGGATGATCCGGGAGCGTTCGGTCAGTATTCCGGCCCGCAAACGGATTGCTGAAATGGCCGTGGATGATCATTTGAACCGTCCGTCAAGATATCTGATGTATAGAGAGTTGTTTCCAACATTTTCATACCTCAGAGATTTGGGTCTTCCCATTGCCGTATTGCAAAGCTTCCGCAAGCTGCTGAATGCTTATTGGTCGAGAATGATTGATGAAACGACACTGTACGAGGAAATGGGCCGGCTTATCGCCGAAGAAAATAAAGGGAAAGCCGGTGGAGCAACGAAGGCGCTCATATAA